GACCTCCGGCCTCCCGACCGCGATCCCGAGCCCGCGCCGCTGCTCGGTCCCGGCCGACGCCCGCGCGCCCTGCGGGAGGAGCCGGAGCACTGGTACGACGACGAGGCGGGTCCGCTGGTCCGGCTCTTCTCGCTGACCCGGGGGCGGGCCGGCCCGGTCAGCGAGGAGTTCGACCTGATCGCCATGATCAGGACGGTCTCCGCCGAGGGCGCCGAACCGGGCCTGGTGCCCGAGGCCGAGGCCGTCCTCGAACGCTGCCGCAGCCGTCCCTGCTCGGTCGCCGAGATCGCCGCCGACTCCGGACTCCCGCTCGGCCTGGTCCGG
The Streptacidiphilus albus JL83 genome window above contains:
- a CDS encoding DUF742 domain-containing protein, with the translated sequence MDLRPPDRDPEPAPLLGPGRRPRALREEPEHWYDDEAGPLVRLFSLTRGRAGPVSEEFDLIAMIRTVSAEGAEPGLVPEAEAVLERCRSRPCSVAEIAADSGLPLGLVRILLGELLDAGLIRVNRPVPPALLPDERTLLDVINGLRAL